GGAAATCAGGTTGATCAAATCGCTTGCTTCCAAACAACAATCCAACAATATTTCATTAACTATTATTGAagcataaacaaataaataaaactgtttattgttCCTTTCAGGGCTTTAAGATTTATTTGTTTACCTCAAATGTACTtgtcaaagtttatttatttagtccagagtacattgtttattttgacagaatgttgctttgtttgtctgtttatatTATATCTAGTTTTGTGCAAATGACACTGGGGatgtagagtgtgtgtgattaagGACTATGGAAGAGCCCTTATGTGTTTGTTAAAGTTAATGTTATGCTATGTTGATTCCTTTGTGCCACTggggttattttatttttattactattatttatgaattaaatCCTGTTTAAATTGATGTTTTAATTTCTACGTTTCTGTCCGAGGACGAGATGTTGTATCTTTAGTGAATTATCCTGAAATTAATTTAACCAATGAAAATGCAATGAAACTATGTAACACAAGTTAGAAAAAAGACTAAAGCTTGACAAGAATGGAAAAGGACTGAGCTGAGTACTTTCTAAAATCCCAGTGGGCAAAAATGAGCTCAACATCCATACTATACAACTGCTACAAAAGACGCCAGGATAAATACTATAAAGTCTTTATAGGAACAGAGGTCACACAATACGACCCCGGTAACATTTAGGGAAGCTTCTCATGCAGCTTGTAGATTAGTTTCatatttcacttcctgtttttctgctctTGGCTTTACGTTTTCTCCAGGAGTTGCTATTATTAGGAAACTTCCTCTGAGAGTTTATCTGTAACTTGTGACTGCATCTGTAGTTTAACACAGAACTGCTGCATTCGGTGTAACTTTCACTGCATGTGATAAACTCACGTGAGTTCTCCAGACTTCAGCAGGCAGATCTCTGCATCCTGCACGGAGGCACCGAGGTCCTCAGTATCCTCTGATGTGATGTCTCCTGCACTGGCACTGCTGCTTCTAGTAACAAGAGACAGACActtgtcattttaaaataatttactgtTTATCAGTTTGTGGGGGATTTCACTGCCACACTAATGCATATTCTGACGATGAGTGTCAAAGAAAATTAGATCTactctggaaaataaaaacaaatggggtagaaaatctattttaaaggtctgaaatttgaaaatgtgttataaaataaacagatttgtAATGTACATTTGTGCAGGGAATGCCAAAGTGCAAAATGTGTGTTAGAGTAGTAAGTCTTTGATATAGACAATGTATGCAAAAACCTATAAGCTGAAAAAATACAACTCAATCATGAGtaacattaattaaaatacatttttaaagaatttctgctgaatttcttcttcactgctgcAAATATTTCTGGTTTTCTGGCTGTGAATATTCAAGAATCAAGCTGAGACACACTAAGGAGAAGGTGTCATGTGTGAACTCCATGTGCCTCAGTCTCTCTGCCCCTGGTCAGTGGCTCCATGCAAGATACTTACAGctgtgctgccccctgctgtccGTGCTCAGAAGAGCAAGCGGTGGCAAAAGAGAGGGAGTCACTGACTACGCTCACTTCTTCGTCTGTGATGATATCAAAAACACCATCAtcctgtttctcattttcatccggtcctggaaaacaaacaatatcCTTGTGTTTTCATCGCACTCTCACCGTGCCGTGGATCCCATTATCAACACATGAGTGAGTTTTAAATCAAGCGTGCCAATACCTTTTATTtaacagaggtgtgtgtgtgtgtttgtctttctgtgtgttctcTCACCTGGCCCAGCAGTCACAGCTCTCCCCGCCTGCAGCAAGCGGCTGAAAGGTGTCCCTGGTGTGCTGTGCATCACTTCCTCCTGCGGGTGGCGCTCCACCACTGCACTGTGCTGGTTGTAACAGTCCGTGCAGCAGCGTTCTCTGTTGCCGCCCTGTTGGGTGCTCActgtgttgctgcagcagtAGTAGCAGAAGGGACGCCCACACAGTCTagaaaaacagcagatacaacgtgatggagatgaagggagcGAGTGGAAAGGctcattatttttgaaatgcATTATAGTGTCGAGGATTAATTAGTGTGTGAGTAAGTGAAGCTTTTTGGGTCACGTTTTAAATCAAATCCTAAAAAGATATTTCTTTGactttaaacacataaaaagaGGATAAGTaaaccacaaacacatgttttaatCTTAAAAGGTCTTTAAGAGGTTATATCAGTACAGTTATTTATAGTTATCGCCTCAGACTGGTCAACAATAGTGATAACTCGAGTCCCTTCAGTGACACTGAGGGCTaacaagtctctctctctgtaagtAGAGTCTGGTCTGATTGTGTAAGACAAATACAACGTTTTTTTAAGGCAGGAAAACCAGTGGAAACAGGATATAATGAATATATTGTTTGATCGAGGGGTAGTTTTTGTTAAAATTGTTGCTATTGTGATGTTAATGTTATCGTTAAATCtaccttttttttgtcttacatCTGTCATCAACGATTTGCTAAACACCGTTGAATCCACGGCTAATCTTCTCGAAACAGTGTGTGATTTCCTTGTTGCTTTCACATAGACTCCTAGTATAGTATAAACAGCAATGTCTTCatactttcttaaacattgtgagatgggacgttttttaaaaatattttccgATTTCTCAGAAAAATATTCATGTAGATAAAAGAAATCAGATACGTTTGGAGGACTATTATTTATGAGGGTGGCGCAGATCCCCCCAAAAATGTGAATGtagtgactttaaatgtggtttcttaaggggattgttgggtAAAGGTAAGCTCTCTACTTAGTGCCATTCTTCTTAATACGAGAACTGTTAACAGCCATCACATGTTGACTTAGTTGAGGTGCAGGAGACGTCACGGTTCCTGAATGTGAAGCTTTGATGGACACAACTGAGTCTGGTGGGGATATTTGACTTCCCAGTTTAATAAGTCAAAAtgagaagtgaaacacagaaacaaaatgcCACTGGACGTCACGGACTCAGTTCCTGTTGTGTATTTTGACATAAGCGAGGACAAGGAAAAACATCTTGTTTACGTGGCAAAACAAACTATCAACCGTCATTACACTACTAGTTAAAAACCAGTAGCACTGATGGTACTGTAATTGGTTGCCATAGtgacatgtgtatgtgtttattacACAGAGGAGCATCTGACCTGCAGTTGTACTTGCGGAGCCACCAGCTGAACTGACTGTGACAGCCCAGACAGTAGTTCACGtccctctccgtctcctcaTCCCGCAGCTTCTGCTCAAACTCCAAGGCATCGGATTTCTGCCAAAGTGCATCTTTCTCCCTGCAAAGAGCAAAATCCACCACAATTAAACTCTTAATGTAGATTATACAAACTGGGTTTCTGGTGGAAgccattttaaaaaacaggagaTCTAGACACACTGAAGCTCAACTTAATCATAAGCAAAAGTAGATCAGAGAGACTAAATCTGGGGATATTTTAAGTCTGTTTATACCTGATGAGTTCTATGAGTCTTTCTTCCAGATTGATTTTGGTGCGGTAGAGGTCATCGAGTTCAGCAGCTGTCTTCAGATCAAAGCTCTGTTTGTCCTTCGTGACTCTCCGTAGATTTTCACTCATCTCCTGACATGTCCGCTGAGCGGCTTCGAGACCAGACTCAGACCTGCGTGcgagaaagaaaaatgcagaTTTCCTCGAAAAAGGCAaactatgtaaaaaaaacaaacacccgAGATtggaaacatttaatttcacagaGCTTTAATTTGGTCCAGAATGTGTGATTATGAATACAGTATCTCACCTTGATAAATTCCCTTTCAGATGGATTATCTCGTCTTCTTTCTGCTGCATGAGATTTTCAGACTCGGCCATCTGGATGTTTTTCTCCTCAATCTGTTGGCAATATCTCTGATTCTCAGCCTGCGATCAGCACAGCAAAGCGAGGCATTATTTCTGGCTCTTTGTGAATTATGCTCGTGACCATAACATTTTGATTACTTCagttgcaaaaaaaacaatgtttcattTGCAGATTAGCATTTTCATCCATCAATCTGAGACACACATGTTTACATAAAGATAAATGTATATACACTCTATGAGAGACTTTCTATCCCGGTGTTGTCTGCAGCATAGACCACGTTTAACATGGTTTCATTTCCACTTCCACAACCACTGAAGATTTGTGCAGTAAAACATCAACTCTGCTTCTGACTGCTAGACAACCTTGTTAGtgaatgtcaaaacaaaatgtggACGGGGGCTAGAGATGCTgcctgtgttttattataccacGGAACAAAACTTTGTCAGAAGCAGGTTATCCTCTCACCTTTAGCTCTTTGAGTTTGTTCTGCAGATCGACCACTTTCTCCTGCTCCGTCGTCAGATGTAATTTCACTTCCTGTAGCTCTTGGTTCACACTCTGGGTGAGAATATGAATCACAGATTATCAATATATACAATCTCAAAAGCCCATCAGCTCTCATCTGATGACATATAAGCCTCTGGGGGCAGCGGcaaatattttggggcttccggaGCAGACAGTGGATATCCAGACTCTTCTGTTCACTGTGCACTGCTTGCAGTCCGACTAGCAATgtaagataaattaaaaagctgatagcTAAAGCATGTTGGTCAATGTGTTGCACTTCTTTTGTGCTCCACACAGACTTTTTGCGTATGGGAAATTAAAGCCTTTCTTAAACGTGATTGGtagaaatggaaaccagaatGTTTCCAGACCCAAAATGTTTGGCCCTCGCCCAGAAATTATGCATTTTCACATGTAGAATCTTTTgcaaaaaactaatttcctgTATACATGGTCAACAAATCAACACTCTGAAAAATCGggtttctctcttcctctaactCTCTAACGTGGTTACTTAAAAGCATTTGAATACAATGACGAATAAAACGTTTATACAGTGGACATAGTTAACTTGTTTGTATCTGACCTGGAGCCGGCTGTCGTGGCTCATGGTCTGGCTGCTGAGCTGGAAGCGGAGTGCCTGGATCTGCTCCTGGTTCGTGTCCTGCTGAGATTCAGCCTTCTGCTGGGCCTCGCTCAgcttctgcagcttctgctTGGTTGCCAACAGACCGTCCTCATTATGGAGCTGATTGAGGAGTTGCTGGTTCTCTTGCCGTAATTCCTGCATGCAGCTCTTCCGCCTCTTAGCTTCCCGAGACGCCTCGTCCTCCAGCTCTTGCAGCCTTGTCGACAGGCCCTCAAAGCGCAGACGGGCCTCTTCATTGTCAGCAGTGAGCATACAAACATGCACGCCAAGCTCAGCTGTTTCTGTGTTGGCTCTATGCAGCGCCTCCCTGGAATCACTGTTCTCCAAACACAAGGCTTCGTAGCGCATCTTCAGTTTGttcagctcctctctgcaggcGGTCACTTCTGCAGCCAGACCTGCTCGAGCCTGGGCCTCACCGTCTCGCTCACGACTGAGAGATTCTTCTCGCTCTCGGGACTGGAGAATCTCGTCCACGTGCTTGCGGTTTAGATCCTCCACCTGGGCCTTGAGTTGTTCTGCTAAAACTCGGAGGTCTTCTCTGGAGGACTCCGTCACCTCCTGGAGGGCCTGAactttcactctctcctcaGTTCCGGCCAGCAGCTGAGCCCTgagctccaccacctcctcccgGAGCCGGTGCACCTCCCTTAGGTTGAGCTCCAGTTGAGCCTCAGCTATCACCAGCCTGAATGAACCCTCTTTGCTTTCCATGGAGGAACTCGGATGCTCATCGTGAAGCTTCTGCATTTTCTCATTACTCTCTGCAGCTCCCTTTTCATCGTGCAGCTCTCCGCTCATGCTCTCCAGTTCCTCTGCTCGAGCCTGAAGAAGTCCACATTTAACAGTCTGGTTTCTCAACTTTGCCTCAGTCTCCTCTAGTTTTTCAAGTAACTCCGCTTGGCTTCTTTGCGACGCTGTGAGGTTCTTGTCCAACTTTGCAGCTTCGGTGGCGAGAGAGTCCAACTCCTGTTGTGTTCTCGCTAACTGCTTCCTCAACAAGGATTGAACCTCCAGAAggtctctgttctcctcctcaaGCTTCTTCAACTGAGCATCTGACACTTCCTTCTGGACAAGTGCATTTTGAACAGTCTCTTCcaaatgcaggttttcatctAGCAGCTTCTTCTCCCgggcctccacacacacatttgtagcCTCTACTCTACTTTTTAAGTGCTTCTCCGATGCCCTCAAAGTGGCGAGCTGATCTAACAGGGCTGCCCTGCTCTCTGTTAGCTCTGTGACATTATCCTCACTCTTCTTCACTGTTTGCAGTAGCCTTGTGTTTCTTTCCATGAGATTGCTGCATTGTGTTTTGAAGTCTTCAACATTCTCGGCTTGATCACAGGCAGTGACTTCATCCTCAGTGAGTCTAGAGCTCAGACTTTCTTTCTCAATGTTTAActtctccacctgctcctctAAGTGTTTTATTCTCTCTGAACTAACAGCAAgctctttccctctgttttttaGGGCTTTTCTTAAATCTAGCATTAGGCTCTCGGGTTCTTCATTCTGGCTGCCACCACTCCTACATCTCTGCTCTacctccaccctctcctcccacaGCCTTTTCCTCAGGTCCTCTGCTTGCCGCTCCCTGCACTCCAGTGATGCTTGTAGACCCTGAAGCTGGGCTCGCAGGTTCCCCGTCTCCTTCTCTTTCAAACTCAGCGCCCCTTGAATTCGACCGACGACCCCTTGGAGCTCCTCCAACCGTCTCAGCGCCTCCTCCTGTTCGTCATGGGCTCCAGATTTTACTTCAGCTAGCTTCTCCTCACTGTCTCTCAACTCTTGCTCCCTGAGTTTGAGTTCCTGTGCTAGACGCTCAGAGATTCTGGCCCTGTCTTCAGACTCTCTCTTTGCTGccagtctctcctcctctgccgtCTTAAGTTTATCCAGAAGATCCTGGATCTTCCAGGCTGAGTCACAGTAGCTTGCTGTTTGTTGgcctttttctttcagtgatTCATCCAATTTAGAGAGAAGCTCCATATTTTTGTTCTCGGCAGATGCAAGTCTGTCTTGAAGTTCACTTTTTATTGCTTCCCTACAAGCGTGAAGGTGATTTGTTTTCTCCCCATCACCAGCTTCAGATGCTGCCAAGTGTCCAGACGACTTCTGAGCTGCCAGCTCTCCTTGCAGGTCTTTAACCACACCTTTCAGCTCAGCAGCTTCGTTGCTTAACTCCTGAACCTGCACCAGAAGCTCCTGCTGTCGGAGCTCGGACTGGTCGAGCTCAATGCGGAGATTCTCTGCAATACTGCAAGGAGAGGGTTCCCCCAGTTCCCCCAGTTCCCCAAGGAGACTGTGACTGAAGTCTGGGATTGGAAGAAACTCCTGCGCCTGGTGAGTGGATGGAACAAGAGAGCTGTGGTCAGATGCTTCAAACAGTTTgtatattttcctgttttttgacgtgaaaataagtaaatacaatCCCTGCAgcaaaaaaatcattaaaataagcCGGATCTTTGGCAGATTACACaggttgaaaacatttttgtagCCAGCTAAGAGTCAGGAGTTTTCTCATAAGGTCTGCTTTGGATCATCGTACTGCTTGTAGAAGCCCCTTTGCTGTAATGTGGGTgttttacttagtttttctgcCCAAATTTTGTTTTGCCTTCCCCGGTTCCCTGCATCTGACATTTCTTCATGAAATTTAGGGCAGCTCCTCAGTCGGTTGCTTTGAGGAACCCATGGTTGTTGAGGGAGAATTTATCAGCTCTGGAAATGTCATCAGCTGAACATTCCTAATGACAAATCTTCACCTGCCTTACAAGCCATAATGAGTCAATTATGGTCTAATGAGTTCACGTAGTTCTCCGTGATTCACAAGAAGCCGGCTGCTCAAGCACATGCCACAATTCGTGAAATAAAAAGGAACACATTACGAATGCATAGGTAATAGAGGAGATtaatttcattgtgtgtttgctgcaatGGTCATATTTACCTATTTAAAGTCCAAACCATATTTTAGTTACTCCAACTTTAACATGCAGCTATATTTCGGTATGTTGTTGGTATGTGCAAGTACCTGTGAGTGTGAATAGCTGCTAACCAAACTGGTGATGCTGGAGCAGCGAGTCGGAGGATTCCACAGGAAAGCTGGTGAGGCTGTGCTTAACGTTCGCCTTTagcacaatgaaaaaaaacgtCAAGATCATTTAACACCTGttaaatcaaacatgtgaaaatgttttaattaaaatatattataataacttGGTGTACCCAATAACTTAAAACAATTAAAGAATATCCCCTTCAAACACAGATATTGATCTATTTGATAGAAACCTACAGTATTCTGTACAATCGAATGCACTCAAATATAACTGTTAAAGATAGGAAGGTATGTTCATGCATTATATTGACAGATGTTTTAATACTGCACCCTCCACTATGACCtcaataagaaacacataatAGAATCAACACTTTTCTGACAATGTCAAAAAAGACTAAACATCATGAGCTTTGTAAAGATAAATGTTAGAGAACAGATGTTATCTTCCCGTATAACCCACTGCTGTATACTgctaaatatgaatatttgtcAGACGGAGGTAATGCTCCATTTACGTCACTTCAACCAGGTAATTCTTCATGCCACAGCTTCTGTGATTGTAGGCGTCATTGCACTGCATTATACAACAGAATTTTAAACGATAAACCCTGTGATGTGATTCCATGAAACAACAACTGAAATTACCCTTCAGAAAATTGTGGCCATCGCCTGTGGAGCGACTGAAAATTGATGACAAGGAAGTGAAAAGTTTTGGCAAAGGTGTTGACATGAACAATGGCGATTAATGTTCACACACTGTCGGCACCCACATCCTCTTagacacacattaacacacccTCAGGCAACAAAAAAAGGGCTGTGAAGGTGTAGAATGATCAGATAATTAAGTGTTTCTTCACTTTCTGAAATACCCACAGTGCCGTAATCTTACATTAAATGCACTAAATTGCTTTGTTATTACAAAGTGTCCCAATTTAGCTCTTTCTCAGATCAATTTGCTAATAACTTCCGACCCCAGGAGGATCTATAACCTTCCATTTGTTAGTCAAGTGTCTTTGTCACAACACAGCAAAAAGAATGACTGCAACATACAGAAATACACCTGTGTTTCCcgtagaaaaacaaaaggaagctGCTCATTGTCAAAGTGCAAACAGTCGTGAGTGTGGGTTATTGTTACCTTGCAAAGGATGGCCAATCCGCATCGAGGTCATAACCTCTGGCCGCCACGTCAAATTGGATCTGGTTGAGCTCATAAAGATGGTTGATTATGTCAGCGGTGAGGTGACACTTAAGGAATGGACTCCGGGCATAATACCAGTCACTGCATtggaataaacaaacaataaaccacaataatatatattgtaAGCACACACATGTTTAAATAGATGCAAAACAATGTTTGTTAAGCAATGTGATTTATACAATTTAGACTTCATATCATGCAATTTCTGCTAAGATTAGGTTATTTTATGTAAGATGAGCTTGAAAGCTTCCTCACAGGTACACATGTGACAGGTTGTTTAGCTAAGCAAAGCTACGCTAACCTAACaatggctgtagcttcatatttacaagtacagacatgagagtggtgaTAAGTTTCTCATCGAACCTTCTGCAcgacattaaataaaaatcacaattgCAAAAATGATTCCATTTAAGTTAATTAGATGGTTTCTATAGATTGTGTGTGACTGATTAAACTGTACAAGTGTTGCATTACCAGACCagagctgacacacaaacagacacattaagGACAAGCTGTCTAAAATGAATTTGTCCTCGATGGAAAAATTATATCTGgtaaaatatttgtcaaataaagggcttaatgaaagagaggaagtgagaggtgTGGCAGGTTCTTTTTCCTGTTAAAACATAACTAAGGACTTAAATCCGAAAGGGACAGTGACACTTCTTGAGAAACGATGCCACCAAACCATCTTCCGTGTTGTAAAAGACACAAATCATCTAGCTAATTTCAAGAGAGCaaatgtggtaaaaaaaaaaaaaatagagatgTGTGTGCGTAGATCTGTCTCCTCTGACCTTGTGACTTTCTGGTTTATAAGACACTGCTGCAGCGTGTCGGCAAGACGCTGGTGAACGAGCGAGTAGCGGATGAAGGCCCGTCCTTTCCCCAGCGACGTCTTCAACTGAGGACGcacacaaatattcaatttAGTGTATTATACTCTACAGACTCATACAGTGAAAAAGGGGTTCCCCTATCTGAATATTTTCCAAGTGAATGCAAccacattttcagtttcatgtcCTTAACTGAGGATGCAGCTATCAATTATTTTCAATAACAATTCATcagtgcattttttttctttctaaatcaTTTACCTATTTAGTCTACAGAAAAgtcagaaaacagcaaaaactgTCAGAGACTAAAATGTTAActtcaaatgtgtttattcttctgaaaactgaaaacccAAAAGTTTTAGCTTATGTTGAcctaaaacaaaagaaaagcagaaagtcTTCACATTGGAGAAGATGAAACCAAATTATGATTCGTTTTTTCTTGAAACGTtactcaaatcaaatcaaaatagtTGTTAATTTTTCTGTAAatcaactaattgattaatcaactaattgtATCTTTGTATCAAAATCTTTTTTGTGCACTTAGGTGGAAATTTGACAGAGCACATGGTGTGACAAAACTGGGAAAAGACCAAAGGCACATGACAAAGACAGATCATACACACAGgcataaaaaattatattcagCGGGCTTGAATACATGATATAGAAACAAGAAATGCAATAAATACTGTGCATAAGTGAGGCTTTAATAGTAATAATTGACAGAGGATggaataaaagataaaaatgtttctctttgctGTATCGTCCTCAAATTTTGACAATGGTGTTAAGTATCTCTAATTATGGTTTCTGGTTTCCTCCTGGTGTGAATGTTGTACAGCTCCACACAGACATGTCAGCTTTCGTTTTAAAATAACCCTGGAGAAAGTGTATTTTGTTCAAAAACATTTTAGACGTGAAAAGGTCATCGCAGCGTAGACACTCTCCAGCCCAGACTCTGGAATACGTTGACAGATGGGGGCTTTAGGTAAGACAACAGACTCACAGATCTACCATAAGGACACCAGCTGGAGGCTCCCTTATGTCTGTGACTAACCAACAAGACACAAGAAGagtaaaaatattatattacattatattatatttagcaGAACTAcacaaacttggtggaaggatgtggaatggATCAGAGACGTTCCCACGATATTATGGAGCAGATCCGGATCAAGGAGCGGATCCATgaattctttttcactttctctcttttcactcaCTTTCTGAACGTTTTCAACATTACCCTTGATATCTCAGAGAataaaatcagacatattttgTGGACTGATAGCGGTGTGTGCTATTTGAGTCTGATCCAAATAGCACATTTAAAT
Above is a window of Hippoglossus hippoglossus isolate fHipHip1 chromosome 17, fHipHip1.pri, whole genome shotgun sequence DNA encoding:
- the LOC117778275 gene encoding FYVE and coiled-coil domain-containing protein 1-like isoform X2, whose amino-acid sequence is MASSVGDNQLQRIIRDLDDAVLELSKEHRECGEPITDDSSNLHKFFYKLEYLLQFDQKEKTTFLGQRKDYWDYFCDCLIKIKGANDGIRFVKSIPELKTSLGKGRAFIRYSLVHQRLADTLQQCLINQKVTSDWYYARSPFLKCHLTADIINHLYELNQIQFDVAARGYDLDADWPSFARRTLSTASPAFLWNPPTRCSSITSLVSSYSHSQAQEFLPIPDFSHSLLGELGELGEPSPCSIAENLRIELDQSELRQQELLVQVQELSNEAAELKGVVKDLQGELAAQKSSGHLAASEAGDGEKTNHLHACREAIKSELQDRLASAENKNMELLSKLDESLKEKGQQTASYCDSAWKIQDLLDKLKTAEEERLAAKRESEDRARISERLAQELKLREQELRDSEEKLAEVKSGAHDEQEEALRRLEELQGVVGRIQGALSLKEKETGNLRAQLQGLQASLECRERQAEDLRKRLWEERVEVEQRCRSGGSQNEEPESLMLDLRKALKNRGKELAVSSERIKHLEEQVEKLNIEKESLSSRLTEDEVTACDQAENVEDFKTQCSNLMERNTRLLQTVKKSEDNVTELTESRAALLDQLATLRASEKHLKSRVEATNVCVEAREKKLLDENLHLEETVQNALVQKEVSDAQLKKLEEENRDLLEVQSLLRKQLARTQQELDSLATEAAKLDKNLTASQRSQAELLEKLEETEAKLRNQTVKCGLLQARAEELESMSGELHDEKGAAESNEKMQKLHDEHPSSSMESKEGSFRLVIAEAQLELNLREVHRLREEVVELRAQLLAGTEERVKVQALQEVTESSREDLRVLAEQLKAQVEDLNRKHVDEILQSREREESLSRERDGEAQARAGLAAEVTACREELNKLKMRYEALCLENSDSREALHRANTETAELGVHVCMLTADNEEARLRFEGLSTRLQELEDEASREAKRRKSCMQELRQENQQLLNQLHNEDGLLATKQKLQKLSEAQQKAESQQDTNQEQIQALRFQLSSQTMSHDSRLQSVNQELQEVKLHLTTEQEKVVDLQNKLKELKAENQRYCQQIEEKNIQMAESENLMQQKEDEIIHLKGNLSRSESGLEAAQRTCQEMSENLRRVTKDKQSFDLKTAAELDDLYRTKINLEERLIELIREKDALWQKSDALEFEQKLRDEETERDVNYCLGCHSQFSWWLRKYNCRLCGRPFCYYCCSNTVSTQQGGNRERCCTDCYNQHSAVVERHPQEEVMHSTPGTPFSRLLQAGRAVTAGPGPDENEKQDDGVFDIITDEEVSVVSDSLSFATACSSEHGQQGAAQLSSSASAGDITSEDTEDLGASVQDAEICLLKSGELTLSVHFSIDDISGFGDSSQELFIKSSCYSTIPITMSSPGPTVTWTFTSEPKSISFSVVYRESAETPLEQAKVLIPLTRCNSHKETIQGELKVRNPGEYTLIFDNSFSRFISKKVLYHLSLDRPVVYDGTDLL
- the LOC117778275 gene encoding FYVE and coiled-coil domain-containing protein 1-like isoform X1 gives rise to the protein MSLVFNPTCRSPCHPPHPPTHPTMASSVGDNQLQRIIRDLDDAVLELSKEHRECGEPITDDSSNLHKFFYKLEYLLQFDQKEKTTFLGQRKDYWDYFCDCLIKIKGANDGIRFVKSIPELKTSLGKGRAFIRYSLVHQRLADTLQQCLINQKVTSDWYYARSPFLKCHLTADIINHLYELNQIQFDVAARGYDLDADWPSFARRTLSTASPAFLWNPPTRCSSITSLVSSYSHSQAQEFLPIPDFSHSLLGELGELGEPSPCSIAENLRIELDQSELRQQELLVQVQELSNEAAELKGVVKDLQGELAAQKSSGHLAASEAGDGEKTNHLHACREAIKSELQDRLASAENKNMELLSKLDESLKEKGQQTASYCDSAWKIQDLLDKLKTAEEERLAAKRESEDRARISERLAQELKLREQELRDSEEKLAEVKSGAHDEQEEALRRLEELQGVVGRIQGALSLKEKETGNLRAQLQGLQASLECRERQAEDLRKRLWEERVEVEQRCRSGGSQNEEPESLMLDLRKALKNRGKELAVSSERIKHLEEQVEKLNIEKESLSSRLTEDEVTACDQAENVEDFKTQCSNLMERNTRLLQTVKKSEDNVTELTESRAALLDQLATLRASEKHLKSRVEATNVCVEAREKKLLDENLHLEETVQNALVQKEVSDAQLKKLEEENRDLLEVQSLLRKQLARTQQELDSLATEAAKLDKNLTASQRSQAELLEKLEETEAKLRNQTVKCGLLQARAEELESMSGELHDEKGAAESNEKMQKLHDEHPSSSMESKEGSFRLVIAEAQLELNLREVHRLREEVVELRAQLLAGTEERVKVQALQEVTESSREDLRVLAEQLKAQVEDLNRKHVDEILQSREREESLSRERDGEAQARAGLAAEVTACREELNKLKMRYEALCLENSDSREALHRANTETAELGVHVCMLTADNEEARLRFEGLSTRLQELEDEASREAKRRKSCMQELRQENQQLLNQLHNEDGLLATKQKLQKLSEAQQKAESQQDTNQEQIQALRFQLSSQTMSHDSRLQSVNQELQEVKLHLTTEQEKVVDLQNKLKELKAENQRYCQQIEEKNIQMAESENLMQQKEDEIIHLKGNLSRSESGLEAAQRTCQEMSENLRRVTKDKQSFDLKTAAELDDLYRTKINLEERLIELIREKDALWQKSDALEFEQKLRDEETERDVNYCLGCHSQFSWWLRKYNCRLCGRPFCYYCCSNTVSTQQGGNRERCCTDCYNQHSAVVERHPQEEVMHSTPGTPFSRLLQAGRAVTAGPGPDENEKQDDGVFDIITDEEVSVVSDSLSFATACSSEHGQQGAAQLSSSASAGDITSEDTEDLGASVQDAEICLLKSGELTLSVHFSIDDISGFGDSSQELFIKSSCYSTIPITMSSPGPTVTWTFTSEPKSISFSVVYRESAETPLEQAKVLIPLTRCNSHKETIQGELKVRNPGEYTLIFDNSFSRFISKKVLYHLSLDRPVVYDGTDLL